One window of Globicephala melas chromosome 2, mGloMel1.2, whole genome shotgun sequence genomic DNA carries:
- the LOC115867285 gene encoding interferon alpha-inducible protein 27-like protein 2, with the protein MIKRAAAAAIGGALAVGAVPVVLGAVGFTGAGIAASSLAAKMMSAAAMANGGGVAAGSLVATLQSVGAAGLSTSSNILLGSVGSAFGALLGGAKAAPSSSPPGGPRAEGDQPGENVPQVKPPKLPLGSEKHEK; encoded by the exons ATGATAA aacGGGCAGCCGCTGCTGCGATAGGAGGAG CTCTGGCCGTGGGGGCTGTGCCCGTGGTGCTGGGCGCCGTGGGCTTCACTGGGGCAGGAATCGCAGCCTCCTCCTTAGCGGCCAAGATGATGTCAGCGGCCGCCATGGCCAATGGGGGTGGAGTTGCCGCCGGCAGCCTGGTGGCCACTCTCCAGTCCGTGG GGGCAGCTGGACTCTCCACATCATCCAACATCCTCCTGGGCTCCGTCGGATCAGCTTTTGGGGCTTTGCTTGGAGGTGCAAAAGCGgcaccttcttcctctcctccaggtGGACCCAGAGCTGAAGGGGACCAGCCAGGAGAAAACGTACCCCAAGTCAAACCTCCAAAACTCCCACTCGGTTCCGAGAAGCATGAGAAATAA